The Virgibacillus sp. SK37 region ACACTCCTCTTATAAAAATAAATTCGTCTTCATTTTTTTCTTGCCAAATTACCGTACTTCATATGCACGGATCTTATCCTCATGTTTCAAGGTAAGAGCAATTTCATCCCAACCATTAATAAGTTTTTCTTTATGGTATGCAGGAATTTCGAAGCTTATGTTATTCCCTGCTGAATCCGTTATCCGTTGATTAACTAAATCTATTTCCAAGGTCATAGAAGCTTCTTCAGCCTGTTTCATCCATACTCCAATTTGTTCCTCATCAAGTTGAATTGGTATAATTCCATTTTTTAATGCATTGTTATAAAAAATATCTGCAAAGCTTGGGGCAATAATTACACGAAAACCATAATCCAACAATGCCCAAGGTGCATGTTCACGAGAAGAACCACAACCAAAATTTTCTCCAGCCAGTAAAATAGT contains the following coding sequences:
- the leuD gene encoding 3-isopropylmalate dehydratase small subunit, with amino-acid sequence MEAIKEHKGYVYPLNRTNIDTDQIIPKQFLKRIERTGFGQFLFYHWRFDDKGNKRQNFALNKEAYKGVTILLAGENFGCGSSREHAPWALLDYGFRVIIAPSFADIFYNNALKNGIIPIQLDEEQIGVWMKQAEEASMTLEIDLVNQRITDSAGNNISFEIPAYHKEKLINGWDEIALTLKHEDKIRAYEVR